In a single window of the Papaver somniferum cultivar HN1 chromosome 8, ASM357369v1, whole genome shotgun sequence genome:
- the LOC113304151 gene encoding E3 ubiquitin ligase BIG BROTHER-related-like, whose protein sequence is MTSRIRLPSDYQLLVEPHVSDDTICQIILNVRNQCIRYGGIGGTVATTEMRYYPEEVVRINPFFSDSESIRSQLETLFSRSEVLDENHTRGLSTERISREIEAGMAEITNVSADFRVIIILFTESTVDEQGEEFQPDFDTQEDSYNGIRRNPPSSLEISQLKRFEYVSESGNSDACSICLDDFIDKEEVMLMRCGHEFHSGCLLRWFEGKSSCPLCRSSIVQNSNNEEVSKQAAID, encoded by the coding sequence ATGACATCTAGAATTAGGTTGCCTTCTGATTATCAACTTCTAGTTGAACCTCATGTTAGTGATGATACTATTTGTCAAATAATACTTAATGTTAGAAACCAGTGCATACGGTATGGAGGAATAGGAGGTACTGTTGCTACAACAGAGATGAGATATTATCCGGAAGAAGTGGTAAGGATCAACCCTTTCTTTTCTGATAGTGAAAGTATTAGGTCTCAACTTGAAACTTTGTTTTCTAGAAGTGAAGTTTTGGATGAAAACCATACTCGAGGTTTAAGTACTGAAAGAATCTCAAGAGAGATTGAAGCCGGAATGGCTGAAATAACTAATGTTTCGGCAGATTTTAgggtaattattattttatttactgAAAGCACAGTTGACGAACAAGGAGAGGAATTCCAACCAGATTTTGATACGCAAGAAGATTCGTACAATGGGATCAGGAGAAATCCTCCTTCAAGTTTAGAAATCAGTCAACTGAAAAGATTCGAGTACGTCAGTGAATCTGGGAATTCAGATGCATGCAGTATTTGCTTGGACGATTTTATTGATAAAGAAGAAGTAATGTTGATGAGATGCGGGCATGAGTTCCACTCTGGTTGTTTGCTGAGATGGTTTGAAGGAAAATCATCATGTCCATTATGTCGCAGCTCCATCGTCCAAAACAGCAACAATGAAGAAGTATCTAAACAAGCTGCTATagattag